The genomic interval CCAGCCAACAGCATTCTGATCAAAAAAGGAAAATGAAAGCTGTTGCAGGTGCTCAAATGTTCGACGTCTGAGTTCATACATCAGCTGATTGGATAAAGTTCCCGCCAATACAATAAATGTCCGAATACAGAACACAAATATCAAAGTCAGTACCGCAAAAGCAACGGCATAGGGAAGCAGATTTGCCTGACTGCCATGCATGGAAATTTCATCCACAACATACTTTGTTACCAGGGTAAAAGAAGCCTCTGTTGCAGCAGTCACCAATGCTAACACCATGACTGCCTGAAAAAGTCTCTTCTGTTGACCATAGAAGATACCGAGCAATTCCTTCCAGACACCCTTGTCAAATCGTTGAATCTTATTTTGCTGGTACATAGTCCTGCCCTTCTTTGGTAAAGATTTTTGTATCCTGATCGAAATCATGCTTCTGACCACTCTGGATATCCCACAGCTGCCGATAAAAACCCGATTCAGACAACAAACTTTCATGAGTCCCCTGCTGCGCCAGACGCCCATTTTGCAGTACCAGGATGATATCTGCCTGCTGACAGACGCTGATACGATGAGTAATGATCAAACGAGTCTGCTGATGACGGTTAACCATTAGAGATTTCAAAATCCGTCGTTCTGTTAAGCTGTCAACGGCGCTCAACGTATCGTCCAGTATTAATATTGGCGATTCTTTGAGCAGCGTTCTAGACAGCGTTACACGCTGCCGCTGCCCACCCGACAGACTGACTCCCCGCTCGCCAATCACGGTTTCATATCCATGCTCAAAGTTTTCAATCGTATGATGAACAGAGGCGCGCATAGCTGAGTCATAAACACGACCATCGGATGCAGCACGATCACTCAAGCGGATATTTTCCTTGAGCGAACGACTGAACAAAAACGGCTCCTGCAGCAACACACCAACCTGGTGACGTAATTGCCTGCGGTCTAAACGGTTCAGCTCAATCCCGTCTATTTGAATCGACCCTTGCTGATAATCATGTATACGCAGCAGTAGTTGAACCAACATGGATTTACCTGCGCCTGTCGGTCCAACAATAGCGACCGTCTGCCCATGATGAATATCAAAGCTGATATCACGGAGAACCGGAAAATCAGGGTCAAACGCAAACGAAACCTTATCAAAGCGAATATTGCCACTCAGACGTTCTGGCATTGGAACCGGATCAACAGTATCCGCCTCCTCAGATTCATCCAGAATTTCCTGTATACGGGATATCGCAATAACCGCTTTACCAGCCTCACTTAATTCCTTACCCAATTCACGGATGGGCCATATGACCATGCTGGTGTAGGTTAAGAAGGCGAAGAAGGTCCCCAGAGTAATCATATCGATACTGACCAGCCAGGCTCCAACAATCAGTACCGTCCCGGTTTGAAGGAAACAAAGCAGATCAGAAGTAGACCAGAATCGAGACAGCAGTCGCATCAACTCTATATTCAGATTGAAGTACTTGCGGTTCTTCTCCTCGAACTTATCAATCTCAAACTGCTGTCTTGCAAATGCACGAACAACACGTATACCCGTCAGGTTTTCCTGAACGATGGTGGTCAATTCACCCTCGGCTTCATCCACTTTCAGAAACTGTTGTTTAACACGACCAAAGAAATGTACCGCAAACAAAAACACCACGGGCAGCAGCATCAGGGATAACAGAGTCATCCAGGCACTTTGCAGCAACATCAGCGGAATTACGACCAACAACAGTATGATCGCCCGACCGATATTCATAACCTGCATAGTCAAAAACTCTTTCAGCGTATCAATATCGGAAGTACAACGCTGAAGAATGTCACCACTATCCGCCCTGGCATAAAAATCATTAGGCAAGAGATGCAAATGAAAGTACAAACGATTTCGTAACTGCTCTACCGTCGATTCACATGCATTAACGGCGAGCTTGTCTTTGAGAAACATGAACAGGCCACTGATCAAAGTTACCAAGACAATTGCCAGTCCCGCTATCCATAGGTTTTCCGACAGGTAATCAGCACCACCGGCCATTTGGATCAGCCATTGAGGAAAATCTTCCCGAACCACTCGATCGGAACTAATCACTCTATCAATGACCAGCTTCCCGATGGTTGGTACCAGAAATAAAAACAGACTGGCAATTGCCAGAGACAAAGCAGCTGCAACATAGTGCCACTTTTTGCGTTTGATGATATTGAATAACAAGAAATTTTGACTCGTCATTACTTTGTTCCTTTAAGTTTGTACGAGCCTTAAAATGAAAAAAGCCCGCATAAATGCGGGCTTTTGAGAATTCGCTTCACCCGCCTGAGCTGACGGGCTTAGAACTACTGATCAGAGTTCTCCCGTCAATGTTTGACTGCACCTTTACTTGCATACTTGTAAAGAGCTTTTGAGATTCTGATATTCGGCATCATCGTGTCTCTTCCATTGCGGGTTAATAAAAATGCCTGGATGAACAGGCGGGGACTAATTTATTACGTTACCGTTTGCTTTGGCAACCCATATCTCGTTTTTTTATCTGACTTTTTTGTAAAGATTCACAAACAACAAAGTTATCCAAACTTCAAAACCAGATCTGCTAACCGCTCAATTCTATTGTCCGATAACTGTCTGTAATCCAGATATGGACAAACGATCAAAGCTTTTTTGACATCCACCGCAAACCAACTGTCCAGCCATTCTACGGATTCAAGCCCCATGTCCGCTGCATATGTCTTTCCTGCCACAATATGCACGACTCCCGATCGACCAAACTCAGGAGGGGAAAATAACAAAGCCTCGGTACTATGAGACTGTAACAAACGATCATCGCGATAGCTGCGCCAATCCTGAATACTATGGTTTTTTCGTGATCTGAGCACCGAGAGAAACTTGGCATAAACATTAAATACTTTTCGCCAATGATTGCTGGTGTTGGCGACAATATATGCAATTTCACCTGACTCTAAAGGTTTCAGTTTTGCCAGTTCAGGA from Gynuella sunshinyii YC6258 carries:
- a CDS encoding ABC transporter ATP-binding protein codes for the protein MTSQNFLLFNIIKRKKWHYVAAALSLAIASLFLFLVPTIGKLVIDRVISSDRVVREDFPQWLIQMAGGADYLSENLWIAGLAIVLVTLISGLFMFLKDKLAVNACESTVEQLRNRLYFHLHLLPNDFYARADSGDILQRCTSDIDTLKEFLTMQVMNIGRAIILLLVVIPLMLLQSAWMTLLSLMLLPVVFLFAVHFFGRVKQQFLKVDEAEGELTTIVQENLTGIRVVRAFARQQFEIDKFEEKNRKYFNLNIELMRLLSRFWSTSDLLCFLQTGTVLIVGAWLVSIDMITLGTFFAFLTYTSMVIWPIRELGKELSEAGKAVIAISRIQEILDESEEADTVDPVPMPERLSGNIRFDKVSFAFDPDFPVLRDISFDIHHGQTVAIVGPTGAGKSMLVQLLLRIHDYQQGSIQIDGIELNRLDRRQLRHQVGVLLQEPFLFSRSLKENIRLSDRAASDGRVYDSAMRASVHHTIENFEHGYETVIGERGVSLSGGQRQRVTLSRTLLKESPILILDDTLSAVDSLTERRILKSLMVNRHQQTRLIITHRISVCQQADIILVLQNGRLAQQGTHESLLSESGFYRQLWDIQSGQKHDFDQDTKIFTKEGQDYVPAK
- a CDS encoding DUF6942 family protein, producing the protein MSKIVGLGSESFSVAMYIANRPGFGQYPELAKLKPLESGEIAYIVANTSNHWRKVFNVYAKFLSVLRSRKNHSIQDWRSYRDDRLLQSHSTEALLFSPPEFGRSGVVHIVAGKTYAADMGLESVEWLDSWFAVDVKKALIVCPYLDYRQLSDNRIERLADLVLKFG